Proteins from a genomic interval of Mycobacterium conspicuum:
- a CDS encoding HNH endonuclease → MFESLMVIDPAAGQSALIDKIAELERVKSAAAAGQARAAAALDAARRSAEADAGVPAARRGRGVAHEIALARRDSPARGGRHLGFAKALVHEMPHTLQALESGALSEWRATLIVRESACLDVDDRRTLDAELCGDPAGLDGMGDARIAAAAKAIAYRLDPHAVVDRAAKAETERTVTIRPAPDTMTYLTALLPVAQGVSVYAALRREADIRGDGRSRGQVMADTLVERVTGRAAEVPSPIAVNLVLTDETLLGGDSTPADVCGYGPIPAAVARAMVAAAVDDQRSRATLRRLYAHPRSGALVAMESRSRLFPRGLSAFIELRDQRCRTPYCDAPIRHRDHAQPWAHGGSTTATNGAGSCEACNYAKETPGWRVSTSVDENHTHTVEFTTPTGHRYRSGAPPRAPAITISDVEVRVGIAIARHAA, encoded by the coding sequence ATGTTCGAATCCTTGATGGTGATCGACCCGGCCGCGGGCCAGTCGGCGTTGATCGACAAGATCGCTGAGCTGGAGCGGGTGAAATCGGCGGCGGCCGCGGGACAGGCTCGGGCGGCCGCCGCGCTGGACGCCGCGCGTCGCTCCGCCGAGGCGGATGCCGGTGTGCCGGCCGCCCGGCGCGGACGCGGTGTGGCGCACGAGATCGCGTTGGCCAGGCGAGACTCGCCGGCCCGCGGAGGGCGGCATCTCGGGTTCGCCAAGGCGCTGGTGCATGAGATGCCGCACACCCTGCAGGCGCTGGAATCCGGAGCGCTGTCCGAGTGGCGCGCCACCCTGATCGTGCGTGAGAGCGCCTGTTTGGACGTCGATGACCGGCGCACGCTGGATGCCGAGTTGTGCGGCGACCCGGCGGGTCTCGACGGGATGGGTGATGCGCGAATAGCCGCCGCCGCCAAGGCGATCGCCTACCGGCTGGACCCGCACGCCGTCGTCGACCGGGCGGCAAAGGCCGAGACCGAACGAACGGTCACCATCCGGCCGGCGCCCGACACCATGACGTATTTGACCGCCCTGTTGCCGGTGGCGCAGGGCGTGTCGGTGTACGCGGCGCTGCGTCGCGAGGCCGACATCCGCGGCGACGGGCGGTCCCGCGGACAGGTGATGGCGGACACGCTGGTCGAACGTGTCACCGGCCGGGCCGCAGAGGTTCCCAGTCCCATCGCGGTCAATCTGGTGCTGACGGACGAAACATTGTTGGGCGGTGACAGCACGCCGGCCGACGTGTGCGGCTACGGCCCCATCCCGGCAGCCGTCGCCCGCGCGATGGTGGCGGCCGCCGTCGACGACCAGCGGTCCCGGGCAACGCTGCGCAGGCTCTATGCGCATCCCCGGTCCGGGGCGTTGGTGGCGATGGAGTCGCGCTCGCGGCTGTTTCCCCGCGGCCTGTCCGCCTTCATCGAATTGCGCGATCAACGCTGTCGCACGCCCTACTGCGACGCGCCGATCCGGCACCGCGACCATGCGCAACCCTGGGCCCACGGCGGTTCCACCACCGCGACCAACGGGGCGGGGTCATGCGAGGCCTGCAATTACGCCAAGGAGACCCCCGGCTGGCGGGTGAGCACCAGCGTGGACGAGAATCACACGCACACAGTCGAATTCACGACTCCTACGGGTCATCGGTATCGGTCCGGGGCCCCGCCGCGCGCGCCGGCGATCACGATCAGTGATGTCGAGGTCCGAGTCGGCATCGCGATCGCTCGGCACGCCGCCTAA
- a CDS encoding coiled-coil domain-containing protein: MTSPERTTLLAQLRTILQLTGTEIQVAETRIAQARTEAVRRELTQNAANARDRAEAIETAIRQLGGYPDVIGPFLGRAAAAVKALTEQAQPFDEALLGDLALEGQLLDRARYIKALAVAAKQREIEDLASRLITAHSATVEWLTTVLAEDALGGPAALRRTPLQAAAGTAVKMFNLPVAWSARGVDRAAEALRSTGPTFKDLVNRGGHATDVAAKALTASRDAALGAAERVTRREGADDVAATLHSARARAGVLQADELPIPDYDDLNVSDAVAAVKELSDPGDVRAIIAYEEANKNRQRVVSAAQTRVAAIAQEVIGVN, encoded by the coding sequence ATGACTTCCCCCGAAAGAACGACACTTCTCGCGCAATTGCGCACGATCCTGCAGCTCACAGGGACCGAGATCCAGGTCGCTGAAACGCGCATCGCCCAGGCGCGCACCGAGGCGGTGCGTCGTGAGCTGACACAGAACGCGGCGAACGCCCGCGACCGCGCTGAGGCTATCGAGACCGCGATCCGGCAGCTGGGCGGCTATCCCGATGTGATCGGTCCCTTCCTTGGTCGCGCCGCCGCGGCCGTCAAGGCCCTGACGGAACAGGCCCAACCGTTCGACGAGGCGCTGCTGGGAGACCTCGCGCTCGAGGGCCAGCTTCTCGACCGGGCCCGCTACATCAAGGCGCTGGCCGTTGCCGCGAAGCAGCGCGAAATCGAGGATCTGGCGAGCCGCTTGATCACGGCGCACTCGGCGACGGTGGAGTGGCTCACCACGGTGCTGGCCGAAGACGCGCTCGGTGGGCCGGCCGCGCTGCGTCGCACCCCGCTGCAGGCGGCCGCCGGCACCGCTGTGAAGATGTTCAACCTTCCGGTTGCCTGGTCCGCGCGCGGAGTGGACCGCGCCGCCGAAGCGCTGCGCTCTACCGGGCCGACCTTCAAGGACCTGGTGAATCGGGGCGGTCATGCCACCGACGTGGCAGCGAAGGCGCTGACCGCCTCGCGGGACGCCGCCCTGGGAGCCGCCGAGAGGGTTACCCGCAGGGAAGGGGCCGACGATGTCGCCGCGACGCTGCATTCGGCTCGCGCCCGCGCGGGCGTCCTGCAGGCCGACGAACTGCCGATCCCCGACTACGACGACCTCAACGTCAGTGACGCGGTTGCTGCGGTGAAGGAACTCAGCGATCCAGGTGACGTTCGGGCAATCATTGCCTACGAAGAGGCGAACAAGAATCGCCAGCGGGTGGTATCGGCTGCGCAGACCCGTGTCGCGGCGATCGCGCAAGAAGTGATCGGCGTCAACTAG
- the crcB gene encoding fluoride efflux transporter CrcB translates to MTLLVWAGVLLIGGIGSVTRFLVDREVTRRAGRPFPLGTLTVNITGAALLGFLGGLALSKDAALLTGTAFVGAYTTFSTWMLETQRLGEERRKWAAATNLVVSVVLGLAAALLGQWIAGRI, encoded by the coding sequence ATGACGCTGCTGGTGTGGGCGGGCGTGCTGCTCATCGGCGGTATCGGGTCGGTGACGCGCTTCCTGGTGGATCGGGAAGTGACGCGCCGCGCGGGCCGGCCGTTTCCGTTGGGCACGTTGACGGTGAACATCACCGGCGCCGCGCTGTTGGGATTCTTGGGCGGGCTGGCGTTGAGTAAGGACGCCGCGCTGCTGACCGGGACCGCGTTCGTCGGCGCCTACACCACCTTCTCGACCTGGATGCTGGAAACCCAGCGGCTCGGCGAGGAGCGCCGAAAGTGGGCGGCGGCAACGAATCTCGTTGTCAGCGTGGTGCTTGGCCTTGCCGCGGCGTTACTCGGACAATGGATCGCGGGGCGAATATGA
- a CDS encoding DUF190 domain-containing protein, with protein sequence MNQPCLKLTAYFAERQRVAGGGRFLADSMFDLFGARDVATSVMLRGIASFGPRHELRSDISLSLSEDPAVAIAAVDVEPKIRELVGDVAAMTDRGLLTLERARLVTPQLGTDALRNFDSHNDDAAKLTVYVGRQERVGGKPAQYAVCDLLHRHGFAGAIVLLGVDGTAHGERRRARFFGRNANVPLMIIGIGTTTQVSTAATELATLVPNPLLTVERVRLCKRDGRRFARPQELPATDANGRTLWQKLMVYTAEGTFHDELPIHRAIVQRLLHSQTARGATVLRGVWGFYGDHKPHGDRLFQVARRVPVTTIVVDTPEAIARSFDVIDGLTTRHGLVTSEMVPAALSLDESERLGDITLAEHDY encoded by the coding sequence ATGAACCAGCCGTGCCTGAAGTTGACCGCCTACTTCGCCGAACGCCAACGCGTTGCCGGCGGAGGTCGGTTCCTGGCCGATTCGATGTTCGACCTGTTCGGTGCCCGCGACGTCGCGACCAGCGTAATGCTGCGCGGCATAGCCAGTTTCGGGCCGCGCCACGAGCTGCGCAGCGACATATCGCTGAGCCTGTCCGAGGATCCGGCGGTGGCGATCGCCGCGGTCGACGTCGAGCCGAAGATCCGTGAGCTGGTGGGTGACGTGGCCGCGATGACCGACCGCGGATTGCTGACCCTGGAACGCGCCCGGCTGGTCACCCCGCAACTGGGCACCGACGCGCTGCGCAACTTCGACAGCCACAACGACGACGCGGCGAAGCTCACCGTCTATGTGGGCCGTCAGGAGCGCGTCGGCGGCAAGCCGGCCCAGTATGCGGTGTGCGATTTGCTTCATCGGCACGGATTTGCCGGCGCCATAGTGCTTTTGGGTGTCGACGGCACGGCTCACGGCGAGCGCCGCCGCGCCCGCTTTTTCGGTCGCAACGCCAACGTGCCGCTGATGATCATCGGCATCGGGACGACGACGCAAGTGTCAACCGCCGCAACAGAACTCGCCACCCTGGTGCCCAATCCGCTGCTGACCGTGGAACGAGTCCGGCTGTGCAAACGCGATGGCCGGCGATTCGCGCGCCCGCAGGAGCTGCCCGCGACCGACGCGAATGGGCGTACCTTGTGGCAGAAGCTGATGGTGTACACGGCCGAAGGCACCTTCCATGACGAGCTGCCGATCCACCGCGCCATCGTGCAGCGACTGCTGCATTCCCAGACCGCCCGCGGGGCGACCGTGCTGCGCGGCGTCTGGGGCTTTTACGGGGACCATAAACCGCACGGGGACAGGCTATTTCAGGTCGCACGGCGGGTGCCGGTGACCACGATCGTCGTCGACACACCGGAGGCGATCGCGCGCAGCTTCGACGTCATCGACGGGCTGACCACCCGCCATGGGTTGGTCACCAGCGAGATGGTGCCGGCCGCCCTGTCACTCGACGAGTCGGAGCGGCTCGGCGATATCACGCTGGCAGAACACGATTACTGA
- a CDS encoding DoxX family protein produces MATSTYDALGAYLAASAIGDAIPLPFVTQVLDTINFPPRYRWIFAPIKAAAAIGLFSARWFPGLARLTTAMLTVYFVLAVGFHARARDLSVATVGAAANAAIFAALTARRNR; encoded by the coding sequence ATGGCCACGTCAACCTATGACGCGTTGGGCGCTTACCTGGCGGCGAGCGCGATCGGCGATGCCATCCCGCTGCCCTTCGTGACGCAGGTGCTGGACACGATCAATTTTCCGCCCCGATACCGGTGGATATTCGCACCGATCAAGGCCGCCGCCGCGATCGGGTTGTTCTCTGCCCGTTGGTTTCCCGGCCTGGCCCGGCTGACGACCGCTATGCTCACGGTTTATTTCGTGCTGGCCGTGGGCTTTCACGCCAGAGCCCGCGATCTGAGTGTCGCCACCGTCGGGGCGGCGGCCAACGCGGCGATCTTCGCCGCACTGACGGCGAGAAGGAACCGATGA
- the crcB gene encoding fluoride efflux transporter CrcB has translation MANHDYRELAAIFAGGALGAAARAGLATVMAADPGRWPWPTFIVNIIGAFLVGYFTTRLLERLPLSSYRRPLLGTGFCGGLTTFSTMQVETVRMVEHGHWALAVSYTAASIAAGLLVVHLATVLVRRVRVRG, from the coding sequence GTGGCAAACCACGATTACCGCGAGTTGGCCGCGATCTTCGCCGGTGGCGCGCTGGGCGCCGCGGCCCGGGCGGGGCTGGCCACCGTCATGGCCGCCGATCCTGGGCGCTGGCCGTGGCCGACATTCATCGTCAACATCATCGGCGCATTCCTGGTGGGTTACTTCACCACCCGACTCCTGGAGCGGCTGCCGTTGTCGAGTTACCGACGCCCGCTGCTCGGCACGGGATTCTGCGGCGGCTTGACCACGTTCTCGACGATGCAGGTCGAGACGGTCCGGATGGTCGAACACGGCCATTGGGCGCTGGCCGTCAGCTACACCGCTGCCAGCATCGCGGCGGGCCTGCTGGTGGTGCACCTGGCCACGGTGCTGGTACGTCGGGTGAGAGTGCGCGGATGA
- a CDS encoding DsbA family oxidoreductase, with the protein MNTVVDFHFDPMCPFAYQTSLWIRDVREQLGITINWRFFSLEEINRVEGKKHPWERDWSYGWSLMRIGAMLGRTDMALLDQWYAAIGHELHAAGGKPHDPAVARRLLSTIADEAVFDAALADPTTHDDVRADHQRVVDAGGYGVPTLFMLGQCLFGPVLVDPPTGPAALTLWNVVKGMAELPHVYELQRPKTPADAELIGRSLRPYLDGRDWVSINRGEVLDVERLTGGRASS; encoded by the coding sequence ATGAACACCGTCGTGGATTTTCACTTCGACCCGATGTGCCCGTTCGCCTATCAGACGTCGCTGTGGATTCGTGACGTCCGCGAGCAATTGGGGATAACGATCAACTGGCGATTCTTCAGCCTGGAGGAGATCAACCGGGTCGAGGGCAAAAAGCACCCGTGGGAACGCGATTGGTCTTACGGCTGGTCGTTGATGCGGATCGGCGCGATGCTGGGGCGCACCGACATGGCGTTGCTGGACCAGTGGTACGCCGCGATCGGACACGAACTGCACGCGGCGGGCGGCAAACCGCACGACCCAGCGGTGGCGCGGCGGCTGCTGAGCACGATCGCCGACGAGGCGGTCTTCGACGCGGCGTTGGCCGACCCGACCACCCACGATGACGTCCGCGCCGACCATCAGCGCGTCGTCGACGCCGGCGGATATGGCGTGCCGACGCTGTTTATGTTGGGGCAGTGCCTGTTCGGGCCGGTCCTGGTGGACCCGCCAACGGGGCCGGCCGCCCTGACGCTGTGGAACGTCGTAAAGGGCATGGCCGAACTGCCGCACGTCTACGAACTTCAGCGGCCGAAGACCCCGGCCGACGCCGAACTCATCGGCCGTAGCCTGCGTCCATACCTCGACGGGCGTGATTGGGTCAGCATCAATCGCGGTGAAGTCCTCGATGTCGAGCGCCTCACCGGCGGCCGCGCATCCAGTTAG
- a CDS encoding integrase catalytic domain-containing protein, whose translation MGLTLAERRAVTQAAAIRYQQGSKREKSRILDELCANTGWHRNHARKALKAALSPTIVTVRSSRPLTYGPEVIAALTVCWTVLGMPAGKRLAPMLAERVAVLRHFRELTISDQTAALLVSMSAATIDRRLADERAKRKIKGRVGTKPGSLLKSQIPVRTWAEWDDAVPGFVEIDTVFHDGGHRGGRHAFTLTVTDIATGWTENRSIPDRAAKSVLAALNHIAATMPFPILGVDSDNGSEFINDDLLAWCQNRRITFTRARPANKNDGCHVEQKNWAVVRTVVGYYRYDTASELLLLNEIWRLQSNLTNYFSPQQKLISKVRTGAKVSRKHDKATTAFHRTIDHPGITVDRIVALKRSYSLINPAATQRQIAALSTELFTLITSKAADGAPAPVNKRARSREATNHPSRAS comes from the coding sequence ATGGGGTTGACATTGGCCGAGCGCAGGGCAGTGACGCAAGCAGCGGCGATCCGCTACCAGCAGGGCAGTAAGCGCGAGAAGAGTCGGATTCTCGACGAGTTGTGCGCCAACACCGGCTGGCACCGTAACCATGCCCGCAAGGCGCTCAAAGCCGCGCTGTCGCCCACGATCGTCACCGTGCGCAGTTCCCGGCCGCTGACCTACGGGCCCGAGGTCATCGCGGCGCTGACGGTCTGCTGGACGGTGCTGGGAATGCCCGCCGGCAAACGGCTCGCGCCCATGCTCGCAGAGCGGGTGGCCGTGCTGCGCCACTTCCGGGAGCTGACCATCAGCGATCAGACCGCGGCACTGCTGGTGTCGATGTCGGCGGCTACCATCGATCGCCGCCTGGCCGATGAACGAGCCAAACGCAAGATCAAGGGACGGGTGGGCACCAAGCCGGGGTCGCTGCTCAAAAGCCAGATCCCGGTGCGTACCTGGGCCGAATGGGATGACGCTGTGCCCGGCTTCGTTGAGATCGACACGGTCTTCCACGACGGCGGCCATCGCGGTGGGCGCCATGCCTTCACGCTGACGGTCACCGACATCGCCACCGGCTGGACCGAGAACCGCTCAATTCCTGACCGGGCCGCCAAGAGCGTGTTGGCCGCCCTCAATCACATCGCCGCCACGATGCCGTTCCCGATCCTGGGCGTGGACTCCGACAACGGATCGGAATTCATCAACGATGACCTGCTGGCATGGTGTCAAAACCGCCGCATCACCTTCACCCGAGCACGGCCAGCCAACAAGAACGACGGCTGCCACGTCGAGCAGAAGAACTGGGCAGTGGTACGCACAGTGGTCGGCTACTACCGTTACGACACCGCGTCAGAACTGTTGCTACTCAACGAAATCTGGCGACTGCAGTCGAACCTGACCAACTACTTCTCCCCCCAGCAGAAACTGATATCCAAAGTCCGCACAGGGGCCAAAGTGTCCAGGAAACATGACAAGGCCACCACCGCATTTCACCGCACGATCGACCACCCGGGCATAACCGTGGACCGCATCGTGGCGCTCAAGCGGAGCTACTCACTGATCAATCCCGCCGCCACCCAACGCCAGATCGCGGCGTTGAGCACTGAGCTCTTCACTCTGATCACCAGCAAAGCCGCAGACGGTGCCCCCGCCCCAGTCAACAAGCGCGCACGCTCACGTGAGGCAACGAATCACCCTTCGCGCGCATCTTGA
- a CDS encoding HpcH/HpaI aldolase/citrate lyase family protein yields MHAQVDSHAADPADVGFRIDPVLARSWLLVNGAHADRFESAARSRADIVVLDIEDAVAPKDKDGARDNVVRWLGSDKADWVRINGFGTPWWADDIAALADSSVGGVMLAMVESVDHVTETARRLPNVPIVALVETARGLERITEIAATKGTFRLAFGIGDFRRDTGFGEDPTTLAYARSRFTIAAKAANLPSAIDGPTIGSNALKLIEATAVSVEFGMTGKICLTPDQCAVVNEGLSPSQDEIAWAKEFFGEFERDGGEIRNGSDLPRIARATKILDLARAYGIEVSEFDDEKVHSPAPTDTYHY; encoded by the coding sequence ATGCATGCGCAGGTCGACAGCCACGCGGCGGATCCCGCCGACGTCGGTTTCCGCATCGATCCCGTGCTGGCCCGCAGTTGGTTGTTGGTCAACGGCGCGCACGCCGACCGGTTCGAGTCCGCCGCGCGGTCTCGCGCCGACATCGTCGTCCTCGACATCGAGGATGCGGTCGCCCCGAAAGACAAGGACGGGGCGCGCGACAACGTCGTGCGCTGGCTCGGCAGCGACAAGGCGGACTGGGTGCGCATCAACGGCTTCGGCACACCCTGGTGGGCGGACGACATCGCGGCACTGGCCGACAGCTCGGTCGGCGGGGTGATGTTGGCGATGGTCGAATCGGTGGATCATGTCACCGAGACGGCGCGACGCTTGCCCAATGTGCCGATCGTGGCCCTGGTCGAGACGGCTCGGGGTCTGGAGCGCATCACCGAGATCGCCGCGACCAAAGGCACTTTCCGGCTCGCGTTCGGCATCGGCGATTTCCGCCGCGACACCGGCTTCGGTGAGGACCCGACCACGCTGGCCTACGCACGTTCGCGCTTCACCATCGCCGCGAAGGCGGCCAACCTGCCCAGCGCGATCGACGGGCCGACCATCGGATCCAATGCGTTGAAACTCATCGAGGCCACCGCCGTCTCCGTCGAGTTCGGGATGACGGGCAAGATCTGCCTCACACCGGACCAGTGTGCGGTGGTGAATGAGGGCCTTTCGCCGTCGCAGGACGAAATCGCTTGGGCAAAAGAGTTTTTCGGCGAGTTCGAACGCGACGGGGGAGAGATCCGCAACGGTTCGGACCTGCCGCGCATCGCCCGGGCCACCAAAATCCTCGACCTGGCCCGCGCCTACGGCATCGAAGTCTCCGAGTTCGACGACGAAAAGGTGCATAGCCCCGCCCCGACGGACACCTACCACTACTGA
- a CDS encoding DUF488 domain-containing protein yields MAKHQIRTARIYEDVDPDDGQRVLVDRIWPRGIRKDDPRVGVWCKDVAPSKELREWYHHRPERFDEFAKRYQAELSGSPALDELRRLVKGGVVTLVTATREVDGSHAAVLAKLLKGR; encoded by the coding sequence ATGGCCAAGCATCAGATCCGGACCGCTCGGATCTACGAAGACGTCGACCCCGACGACGGTCAGCGCGTGCTGGTCGATCGCATCTGGCCGCGCGGCATCCGCAAGGACGATCCCCGTGTCGGCGTCTGGTGCAAGGACGTCGCGCCGTCAAAGGAACTGCGTGAGTGGTACCACCACCGGCCGGAGCGCTTCGACGAATTCGCTAAGCGCTACCAGGCCGAGCTGTCCGGCAGCCCGGCGCTCGACGAACTGCGCCGGCTGGTCAAGGGCGGCGTCGTCACCCTGGTCACCGCGACCCGCGAGGTGGACGGCAGTCATGCTGCCGTCTTGGCCAAGCTGTTGAAGGGCCGTTAA